A stretch of the Planctomycetota bacterium genome encodes the following:
- a CDS encoding CPBP family intramembrane glutamic endopeptidase produces the protein MDQPHTPAIAPPMQPEPPRPPAPRPPDPGSRRGALVAWLVLLVSLPVVVALQQLEAAETPEADPAAIAAPAGDQVEIAARLGARAAFSLGQGGGQFQGQVDAAVQRPVDRLRAAIAAGQLVGVDEAADRLDRLAEDFRDPEGGLAELDPAKADRLRLDAELLAGYYNELAAGADAEPLDVDTVDGFIERHGFFGELVGIAHEAPEADARERLLGGALGPLLLLFGCLVAMGLAVLSGLALGVVALVRVAGGVVPLRMERPGAGGSVYLESAVAFVVGFALLVGAQAIAGAIGSPAVEIVGLLALPAQWLLLLCPLWPLLRGVSWRRIKDDLGLRAPRGVLVEVGAGLVGYLALLPLLLVGIAVMIALLLLQEILLPGDPEAAAPVNPILELVKSLDPLTLVLFFTLATVWAPLCEELVFRGALLRHLRSRIAFLPLAAVLSALVFGLMHGYQALQLIPVTVLGFNFALLRAWRGSLIAPIVAHFLNNFVVLTMLVAMAFLLYG, from the coding sequence ATGGATCAGCCCCACACGCCGGCGATCGCCCCCCCCATGCAGCCGGAGCCGCCACGCCCGCCGGCACCCAGGCCGCCCGATCCCGGGTCGCGGCGCGGGGCCCTGGTGGCCTGGCTCGTGCTGCTGGTGTCGCTGCCGGTGGTGGTCGCACTGCAGCAGCTCGAGGCCGCCGAGACGCCCGAGGCCGACCCGGCCGCCATCGCGGCGCCGGCGGGCGACCAGGTCGAGATCGCGGCGCGGCTGGGCGCGCGGGCCGCCTTCTCGCTCGGGCAGGGCGGCGGGCAATTCCAGGGGCAGGTCGACGCCGCCGTCCAGCGGCCGGTGGATCGGCTGCGGGCGGCGATCGCGGCCGGGCAGCTCGTGGGCGTGGACGAGGCCGCCGATCGGCTGGACCGCCTCGCCGAGGACTTCCGCGATCCCGAGGGCGGCCTCGCCGAACTGGATCCGGCGAAGGCCGATCGGCTGCGGCTCGATGCCGAGCTGCTCGCGGGCTACTACAACGAACTCGCCGCGGGCGCGGACGCCGAACCCCTCGATGTCGATACGGTCGATGGGTTCATCGAGCGGCACGGGTTCTTCGGCGAGCTGGTCGGCATCGCCCACGAGGCTCCAGAGGCCGACGCGCGCGAGCGGTTGCTCGGTGGTGCGCTCGGCCCGCTCTTGCTTCTGTTCGGCTGCCTGGTCGCCATGGGCCTCGCGGTGCTGTCGGGGCTTGCACTCGGCGTGGTTGCGCTCGTCCGCGTCGCGGGCGGCGTAGTGCCGCTGCGGATGGAGCGCCCCGGGGCGGGCGGCAGCGTCTACCTCGAGTCGGCGGTCGCCTTCGTCGTGGGCTTTGCACTGCTCGTCGGGGCGCAGGCGATCGCGGGGGCCATCGGGAGTCCGGCCGTCGAGATCGTCGGGTTGCTCGCGCTGCCCGCCCAGTGGCTGCTGCTGCTGTGCCCGCTGTGGCCGCTGCTCCGCGGGGTATCGTGGCGGCGCATCAAGGATGATCTGGGGCTGCGCGCACCGCGGGGCGTGCTGGTCGAGGTGGGCGCGGGGCTCGTGGGCTACCTCGCGCTGCTGCCGCTGCTGCTGGTGGGCATCGCGGTGATGATCGCGCTGCTGCTCCTCCAGGAGATCCTGCTGCCGGGCGATCCCGAGGCCGCCGCCCCGGTGAATCCGATCCTGGAGCTGGTCAAGTCGCTCGACCCCCTGACGCTGGTGCTGTTCTTCACGCTCGCGACGGTGTGGGCGCCGCTGTGCGAGGAGCTCGTCTTCCGCGGGGCGCTGCTCCGCCATCTCCGGTCGCGGATCGCCTTTCTGCCGCTGGCGGCGGTGCTGTCGGCGCTCGTGTTCGGCCTCATGCACGGCTATCAGGCGCTCCAGCTCATCCCCGTGACGGTGCTGGGGTTCAACTTCGCGCTGCTGCGGGCGTGGCGGGGGTCGCTCATCGCGCCCATCGTCGCGCACTTCCTGAA
- the rpsI gene encoding 30S ribosomal protein S9 produces the protein MGRRKAAVARVRMKPAKTEGQGDIQIQVNRKKFKPVAEYFTEQRDQNDCYAPLEVTGTRGRFDVVVRADGGGYMGQAQAVRLGIARALRDYDPSLEDALRDAGYLSRDARRVERKKYGQPGARRRFQFSKR, from the coding sequence GTGGGCCGCCGCAAGGCCGCCGTCGCCCGCGTCCGCATGAAGCCCGCCAAGACCGAGGGCCAGGGCGACATCCAGATCCAGGTCAATCGCAAGAAGTTCAAGCCCGTGGCCGAGTACTTCACCGAGCAGCGCGACCAGAACGACTGCTACGCGCCGCTGGAGGTCACCGGCACCCGCGGCCGATTCGACGTGGTCGTCCGCGCCGACGGCGGCGGCTACATGGGCCAGGCCCAGGCCGTCCGCCTGGGCATCGCCCGAGCCCTGCGGGACTACGACCCCAGCCTCGAGGACGCCCTCCGCGATGCGGGCTATCTCTCGCGGGACGCCCGCCGCGTCGAGCGGAAGAAGTACGGCCAGCCCGGCGCCCGCCGCCGCTTCCAGTTCTCGAAGCGGTAG
- the rplM gene encoding 50S ribosomal protein L13, with protein MARGGPAPKDGPDEGRVPHDWHIVDAQDQVLGRMAAEIAQVLMGKHKPTYTPHVDTGDYVIVTNAKLVKLTGRKAEQSVRTRYTGYPGGLKVETFGRLREHRPERLVEDAVRRMLPKNRLGRVMLKKLKVYPGTEHPHQAQQPVEMKL; from the coding sequence ATGGCGCGGGGCGGACCGGCCCCCAAGGACGGCCCGGACGAGGGCCGCGTGCCCCACGACTGGCACATCGTCGACGCCCAGGACCAGGTGCTCGGTCGGATGGCCGCCGAGATCGCCCAGGTGCTGATGGGCAAGCACAAGCCCACGTACACGCCCCACGTCGATACCGGCGATTACGTCATCGTGACCAACGCCAAGCTCGTGAAGCTCACCGGCCGCAAGGCCGAGCAGAGCGTCCGCACCCGCTACACGGGCTACCCCGGCGGGCTGAAGGTCGAGACCTTCGGCCGGCTGCGGGAGCATCGGCCCGAGCGGCTCGTCGAGGACGCCGTTCGTCGGATGCTGCCCAAGAACCGCCTGGGCCGCGTCATGCTCAAGAAGCTCAAGGTATACCCGGGCACCGAGCACCCGCACCAGGCCCAGCAGCCCGTGGAGATGAAGCTCTGA
- a CDS encoding alkaline phosphatase D family protein, whose amino-acid sequence MPALSIIVLAAVLASQSSFQTDARPQQPESVAPEPLSGEAVTRIAFGSCFNPNRQPHTIWDAVEAYDPEVFVMLGDNVYADTEDMAKMRADYDALDAIPAFARVKEAAHFLATWDDHDFGQNDAGAEYPKRAESQQVMLDWAGEPEDTWRRRTPGIYDAEVFGPEGQRVQVILLDTRYFRGPLATGERDRDWADGIAGGYVMDFDSSSTMLGAAQWAWLEHVLEQPADLRIIASSIQIIPEDHRFEKWANLPRERARLFEVIEGAAAEGVVFISGDRHRAEISRFDPGRATPGAGTFDGYTLYEITSSALNRSSSGRTFEDRFSNELNRHVVGNQYQANNFGSITIDWANERLTLAIHRENGQPAMMQAVEFDELARGR is encoded by the coding sequence GTGCCCGCACTGTCGATCATCGTCCTTGCCGCCGTGCTCGCCAGCCAGAGCAGCTTCCAGACCGACGCCCGCCCGCAGCAGCCGGAGTCGGTCGCGCCCGAGCCGCTCAGCGGCGAGGCCGTCACGCGGATCGCCTTCGGATCGTGCTTCAATCCCAACCGCCAGCCGCACACGATCTGGGACGCCGTGGAGGCCTACGACCCCGAGGTCTTCGTGATGCTGGGCGACAACGTCTACGCCGACACCGAGGACATGGCCAAGATGCGGGCCGACTACGACGCCCTCGACGCCATCCCGGCCTTCGCCCGCGTCAAGGAAGCCGCCCACTTCCTGGCCACCTGGGACGACCACGACTTCGGCCAGAACGACGCCGGGGCCGAGTATCCGAAGCGGGCCGAGAGCCAGCAGGTGATGCTGGATTGGGCCGGCGAGCCCGAGGACACCTGGCGGCGGCGGACGCCCGGCATCTACGACGCCGAGGTGTTCGGCCCCGAGGGCCAGCGCGTCCAGGTCATCCTGCTCGACACCCGCTACTTCCGCGGCCCGCTGGCTACGGGCGAGCGGGACCGCGACTGGGCCGACGGCATCGCGGGCGGCTACGTGATGGACTTCGACTCGTCGTCCACCATGCTGGGAGCTGCGCAATGGGCGTGGCTGGAACACGTGCTCGAGCAGCCCGCCGACCTGCGGATCATTGCCAGCTCGATCCAGATCATCCCCGAGGATCACCGCTTCGAGAAATGGGCCAACCTGCCCAGGGAACGAGCGAGGCTCTTCGAGGTGATCGAGGGGGCCGCAGCCGAGGGCGTGGTGTTCATCTCGGGCGACCGCCATCGCGCCGAGATCAGCCGCTTCGACCCCGGCCGCGCCACGCCCGGCGCCGGCACCTTCGACGGCTACACGCTCTACGAGATCACCAGCTCGGCACTCAACCGATCTAGCAGCGGACGCACCTTCGAGGATCGCTTCTCCAACGAGCTCAACCGCCACGTCGTCGGCAACCAGTACCAGGCCAACAACTTCGGCTCCATCACCATCGATTGGGCCAACGAGCGGCTGACGCTCGCCATCCACCGCGAGAACGGCCAGCCGGCGATGATGCAGGCCGTCGAATTCGACGAACTCGCCCGCGGCCGCTAG
- a CDS encoding AraC family transcriptional regulator, which produces MRTARRGATNQETPQPPADHNRLRVESARWSHGRFRLPVDAPDFGVAGAIARPTIVFPREPVRILHPDAEAIVADANTVMVYNAHQPYAREAISGRGDRCEWYSVSPAVALEIVRDLGMDAGDPQRPMPVTHVACPASLYAAQRRFADDIARGVEQSPDAPVAHDEHVFAMFRSVLGAARSPRQRRLSAAREPTRDAHRRLAEDAKELLATRLAERLTLDRLADDLDVSPYHLARVFRLWTGASIHAYLTRLRIAAAMDLIEQRASLTHAALRTGFSSHSHFTSTFRRMTGETPSRWRRRHGPT; this is translated from the coding sequence ATGCGGACAGCGCGCCGCGGAGCAACCAACCAGGAGACGCCGCAGCCACCGGCGGACCACAACCGCCTGCGGGTGGAGTCGGCGCGCTGGTCGCACGGCCGCTTCCGCCTGCCCGTGGACGCCCCGGACTTCGGGGTCGCTGGAGCCATCGCCCGGCCGACCATCGTCTTCCCCCGCGAGCCGGTCCGCATCCTCCATCCCGATGCCGAGGCCATCGTTGCCGACGCCAACACCGTGATGGTGTACAACGCCCACCAGCCCTACGCCCGCGAGGCCATCTCGGGCCGCGGCGACCGCTGCGAGTGGTACAGCGTCTCGCCCGCCGTGGCGCTCGAGATCGTCCGCGACCTCGGCATGGACGCCGGCGACCCGCAGCGGCCGATGCCCGTGACGCACGTCGCCTGCCCGGCCAGCCTCTACGCCGCGCAGCGCCGATTCGCCGACGACATCGCCCGCGGCGTCGAGCAGAGCCCGGATGCTCCCGTTGCGCACGATGAGCACGTCTTCGCCATGTTCCGCAGCGTGCTCGGTGCCGCCCGGTCGCCGCGCCAGCGGCGGCTCTCGGCCGCCCGCGAGCCCACCCGCGACGCGCACCGTCGGCTCGCCGAGGACGCCAAAGAGCTGCTGGCGACGCGGCTGGCCGAGCGACTCACGCTCGATCGCCTCGCCGATGACCTCGACGTCTCGCCCTACCACCTCGCCCGCGTGTTCCGGCTCTGGACCGGCGCGTCCATCCACGCCTACCTCACGCGCCTGCGCATCGCCGCCGCCATGGACCTGATCGAGCAGCGGGCCTCGCTCACCCACGCGGCCCTCCGCACGGGCTTTAGCAGCCACAGCCACTTTACGAGTACGTTCCGGAGGATGACCGGCGAGACGCCATCCCGATGGCGCCGCCGCCACGGGCCAACCTAG
- a CDS encoding S9 family peptidase, whose product MIKMWLLIASVLVAASPSDAHAQDGASRPAFSPADVFELERAGGPRISPDGRMVVYTRLGFDILEDGGTSSLWIINADGTGHEPLVVLEAGVSQPRWSPNGDRIAFVSSFNDRSQIFVHHMQSGRTAPITRLTQSPSSLAWSPDGRHIAFGMFVPGEGAKAATIPRAPRDADWGPPIEIIDDLVYRIDGRGDLKPGNTHLFVVSAEGGTARQITSGEFDHNGPYSWTPDGAAIVLSANRREDRELEPQDSDLHAVDAKTGAITQLTSRFGPDTQPAVSPNGRTVAYVGFDDRFQAYQLQKLHLVDIDGANPRVLAAELDRSVAAPTWSADGRALFVSSTDHGRTKILRVDANSGDVTEVAHDLGGMSLGRPYGGGSFTVGGNNTIAFTQASHARPAELAIARRGAVRTITNLNGDLMDHRDMRPIEMFWTDSTIDDERIQSWYVTPPGFDPSKKHPMILEIHGGPVADYGPRFASEIQLFAAAGYVVLYVNPRGSTSYGEAFGNAIHHAYPGGDYQDLMDAVDNLIAKGFIDEDRLFVTGGSGGGVLTAWIVGKTDRFAGAVVAKPVINWYSMILYGDFPAFFMKYWFPGPPWEHQDHYMARSPISLVGNVTTPTMLLTGSNDLRTPLAETEQYYTALKLREIPTKLVRVPDAAHGIAARPSNLIAKVAEILAWFEEHDPGAE is encoded by the coding sequence ATGATCAAGATGTGGCTCCTGATTGCCTCGGTTCTTGTAGCAGCGAGTCCCAGCGATGCGCACGCGCAGGACGGTGCGTCCCGCCCCGCCTTCTCCCCCGCGGACGTGTTCGAGCTGGAGCGTGCGGGCGGCCCGCGGATCTCGCCCGACGGGCGCATGGTCGTGTACACGCGTCTCGGCTTCGACATCCTGGAAGACGGCGGCACGTCGTCGCTGTGGATCATCAACGCCGACGGCACGGGGCACGAGCCACTCGTCGTGCTCGAGGCGGGCGTCTCGCAGCCGCGCTGGTCCCCCAACGGCGACCGCATCGCCTTCGTCTCATCTTTTAACGATCGCTCGCAGATCTTCGTGCACCACATGCAGAGCGGGCGGACGGCGCCGATCACGCGATTGACGCAGTCTCCGAGTTCGCTGGCGTGGTCGCCCGACGGGCGCCACATCGCCTTCGGGATGTTCGTGCCGGGAGAGGGCGCGAAGGCCGCGACCATCCCCCGCGCGCCGAGGGACGCCGATTGGGGCCCGCCCATCGAGATCATCGACGACCTCGTCTACCGCATCGACGGCCGCGGCGACCTCAAGCCCGGCAATACGCACCTCTTCGTCGTCTCGGCCGAGGGCGGCACGGCGCGGCAGATCACCTCGGGCGAGTTCGACCACAACGGGCCCTACTCGTGGACGCCCGACGGCGCGGCCATCGTCCTGAGCGCCAACCGGCGCGAGGACCGCGAGCTTGAGCCACAAGATTCCGATCTCCACGCGGTCGACGCCAAAACGGGCGCTATCACGCAGCTCACGAGCCGCTTCGGCCCCGATACGCAGCCCGCGGTGTCGCCCAATGGGCGCACGGTCGCATACGTCGGCTTCGACGACCGCTTCCAGGCGTACCAGCTCCAGAAGCTGCACCTCGTCGACATCGACGGCGCGAACCCCCGCGTCCTTGCGGCCGAACTCGACCGCTCTGTCGCGGCCCCAACCTGGAGCGCCGACGGCCGTGCCCTCTTCGTCAGCTCCACCGACCACGGCCGCACGAAGATCCTCCGCGTCGATGCAAATTCGGGCGACGTGACCGAGGTCGCGCATGACCTGGGCGGCATGTCCCTCGGGCGCCCCTACGGCGGTGGGTCCTTCACCGTCGGCGGCAACAACACCATCGCCTTCACGCAGGCGTCGCACGCGAGGCCCGCCGAACTCGCGATCGCGCGGCGCGGCGCCGTGCGCACCATCACGAACCTCAACGGCGACCTGATGGACCATCGCGACATGCGGCCCATCGAGATGTTCTGGACAGACTCCACGATCGACGACGAGCGCATCCAGAGCTGGTACGTGACGCCGCCGGGCTTCGATCCGTCCAAGAAGCACCCGATGATCCTCGAGATCCACGGCGGGCCGGTCGCGGACTACGGCCCGCGCTTCGCGAGCGAGATCCAGCTCTTCGCCGCCGCGGGATACGTCGTTCTCTACGTCAATCCCCGCGGATCGACCAGCTACGGCGAGGCGTTCGGCAACGCCATCCACCACGCCTACCCGGGCGGCGACTATCAGGACCTCATGGACGCGGTCGACAACCTGATCGCGAAGGGCTTCATCGACGAGGACCGCCTCTTCGTCACGGGCGGATCGGGTGGCGGCGTGCTCACCGCGTGGATCGTCGGCAAGACCGACCGCTTCGCGGGCGCCGTCGTCGCCAAGCCGGTCATCAACTGGTACTCGATGATCCTCTACGGCGACTTCCCCGCCTTCTTCATGAAGTACTGGTTCCCCGGCCCGCCGTGGGAGCACCAGGACCACTACATGGCGCGGTCGCCCATCTCCCTCGTCGGCAACGTCACGACGCCCACGATGCTGCTAACCGGTTCGAACGACCTCCGCACGCCCCTTGCGGAGACCGAGCAGTACTACACCGCGCTCAAGCTCCGCGAGATTCCCACCAAGCTCGTGCGGGTCCCCGACGCCGCCCACGGCATCGCCGCAAGGCCCTCGAACCTCATCGCCAAGGTCGCCGAGATCCTCGCCTGGTTCGAGGAGCACGACCCCGGGGCGGAGTGA
- a CDS encoding ATP-binding cassette domain-containing protein: MSTAAPAPARETAERTERPLLDVRGLQTHFPVRSGLLQRVTSHVKAVDGVSFGLGKGETLGLVGESGCGKTTVGRTLLRLIPATGGTVSFEGRDVFKADGAQMKSLRRDMQIIFQDPAGSLNPRMRIASIVGEPLIVHGLVQDRRDLRKRVEELLVRCGMPAAAADRYPHEFSGGQRQRIGIARALALEPKFIVCDEPTSALDVSIQAQIINLLTDLQGEFGLSYLFISHDMAVIQHVCRRIAVMYKGKIVEEGTRDDILERPQHKYTQSLLSAVPEPDPRRVKERVIFEGGAM, from the coding sequence ATGAGCACCGCCGCCCCCGCCCCGGCCCGCGAAACCGCCGAGCGCACCGAGCGCCCGCTGCTGGATGTCCGCGGGCTGCAGACGCACTTCCCGGTCCGCAGCGGGCTGCTGCAGCGGGTGACCAGCCACGTGAAGGCCGTCGACGGCGTGAGCTTTGGCCTGGGCAAGGGCGAGACCCTGGGCCTGGTGGGCGAGAGCGGCTGCGGCAAGACGACGGTGGGCCGCACGCTGCTGCGGCTCATCCCAGCCACGGGCGGCACGGTGAGCTTCGAGGGCCGGGACGTCTTCAAGGCCGACGGCGCGCAAATGAAGTCGCTGCGTCGCGACATGCAGATCATCTTCCAGGATCCGGCGGGCAGCCTGAACCCGCGGATGCGGATCGCCTCGATCGTTGGCGAGCCGTTGATCGTGCACGGGCTGGTGCAGGATCGACGGGATCTGCGGAAGCGGGTCGAGGAGTTGCTGGTGCGGTGCGGCATGCCGGCGGCGGCGGCGGACCGCTATCCGCACGAGTTCAGCGGCGGGCAGCGGCAGCGGATCGGCATCGCCCGGGCGCTCGCGCTGGAGCCCAAGTTCATCGTCTGCGATGAGCCGACGAGCGCCCTCGACGTGAGCATCCAGGCCCAGATCATCAACCTGCTGACCGATCTGCAGGGCGAGTTCGGGCTGAGCTACCTGTTCATCAGCCACGACATGGCGGTCATCCAGCACGTGTGCCGGCGGATCGCGGTGATGTACAAGGGCAAGATCGTGGAAGAGGGCACGCGGGACGACATCCTCGAGCGCCCGCAGCACAAGTACACCCAGAGCCTGCTGAGCGCCGTCCCCGAGCCGGACCCCCGACGCGTGAAGGAGCGCGTCATCTTCGAGGGCGGGGCGATGTAG
- a CDS encoding VCBS repeat-containing protein: MTVPYPRIAGCIPAAAFAAIAAGPTATAQAQFAEPGVVVHQRFAGEGRFGWAVSPLADIDGDGAMEAINCAPFAGGTPGVLGDGRVVVHSGLGGGVLMDLGPSGPNENFGWAIADAGDVDGDGAHDVVVGATRRGGFEGSAYVFSGGAATRGDLIRRVDSFNGSELFGYAVTGLGDVDGDGFGEVAVGAAFSDVTDPTSIGSNDGRAYVLRGSDGSALHTLEGWGEGALFGSGIGAVGDIDGDGATDFAVGSPGANRADVFSGRTGAHLLGPLEPTVTGRAFGQFFTGAAGDTNNDGTPDVYVGDFNGGSGGHFYVYSGVDGAVLLSVAGGGPDGLGFGLGCGRGAGDVDGDGHDDIISGSYLANRATVVSGRTGGVLRTMSYLVPGSQFGFDAVGIGDVTGDGTVDFFVGAALGDEALIIDGVACVADFDSDGELTLFDFLAFQNAFDAGEPTSDIDRDGELTLFDFLAFQNAFDAGCA; encoded by the coding sequence ATGACCGTCCCATATCCCAGGATCGCCGGCTGCATCCCGGCGGCCGCGTTCGCCGCGATCGCCGCCGGCCCGACAGCAACCGCCCAGGCCCAGTTCGCCGAGCCGGGCGTCGTCGTCCATCAGCGATTCGCGGGCGAGGGCCGCTTCGGCTGGGCGGTATCGCCCCTGGCAGACATCGACGGCGATGGCGCAATGGAGGCCATCAACTGCGCACCCTTCGCGGGTGGCACGCCGGGCGTGCTGGGCGATGGCCGGGTCGTGGTGCACAGCGGCCTGGGGGGCGGCGTGCTCATGGATCTCGGCCCGAGCGGTCCGAATGAGAACTTCGGCTGGGCGATCGCCGACGCGGGCGACGTGGACGGCGACGGTGCGCACGACGTGGTGGTGGGTGCTACGCGCCGGGGCGGGTTCGAGGGCAGCGCCTACGTTTTCTCCGGCGGCGCCGCCACGCGGGGTGATCTCATCCGTCGGGTCGACAGCTTCAACGGCAGCGAGCTGTTCGGCTACGCCGTCACGGGGCTGGGCGATGTCGACGGCGATGGCTTCGGCGAGGTCGCGGTCGGGGCCGCCTTCAGCGACGTGACCGATCCGACGAGCATCGGCTCGAACGATGGGCGGGCCTACGTCCTCCGCGGATCGGATGGGTCGGCGTTGCACACGCTGGAGGGCTGGGGCGAGGGCGCGTTGTTCGGCTCGGGCATCGGCGCCGTGGGCGATATCGACGGGGACGGCGCCACCGACTTCGCCGTCGGCTCGCCCGGGGCCAATCGGGCCGACGTCTTCTCGGGGCGAACCGGGGCGCACCTGCTCGGCCCGCTGGAGCCCACGGTGACGGGCCGGGCGTTCGGGCAGTTCTTTACCGGAGCCGCCGGCGACACCAACAACGACGGCACGCCGGACGTGTACGTGGGCGACTTCAACGGCGGCTCGGGCGGACACTTCTACGTGTACAGCGGGGTCGACGGCGCCGTGCTGCTGAGCGTCGCTGGCGGCGGGCCGGACGGCCTGGGATTCGGCCTGGGCTGTGGACGCGGGGCGGGCGACGTGGACGGCGACGGCCACGACGACATCATCAGCGGGAGCTACCTGGCCAACCGGGCCACCGTGGTGTCGGGACGCACGGGCGGCGTGCTCCGCACGATGAGCTACCTGGTGCCTGGATCGCAGTTCGGCTTCGACGCGGTGGGCATCGGCGACGTTACGGGGGACGGCACGGTGGACTTCTTCGTCGGCGCGGCGCTGGGCGACGAGGCGCTCATCATCGATGGCGTCGCGTGCGTGGCCGACTTCGACTCCGACGGCGAGCTGACGCTGTTCGACTTCCTGGCGTTCCAGAACGCCTTCGATGCAGGCGAGCCGACCTCCGACATCGACCGCGACGGCGAACTGACACTGTTCGACTTCCTGGCGTTCCAGAACGCCTTCGATGCGGGATGCGCGTAG
- a CDS encoding entericidin A/B family lipoprotein, whose protein sequence is MESKKTVNPMRIALTGVFVAFALAAAACNTVKGAGQDVEAVGDAIGDATDGESDDDS, encoded by the coding sequence ATGGAAAGCAAGAAGACCGTCAACCCGATGCGCATCGCCCTGACCGGCGTGTTCGTGGCCTTCGCCCTGGCGGCGGCGGCGTGCAACACCGTCAAGGGCGCGGGCCAGGACGTCGAGGCCGTGGGCGACGCCATCGGCGACGCGACCGACGGCGAGAGCGACGACGATAGTTGA
- the pheA gene encoding prephenate dehydratase yields MPDAPRSLDDLRRLIDDADERLVALLNERADLVVEVGRRKQADGTPIYAPDRERRVLDAARARNAGPLPDRTIEAIYRQLMSGSFALERPLRIAYLGPAGSYSHLAARAHFGASVEFAHVSSIAAVFGEVIRGHVDYGLAPIENSTAGGIIETLDAFIEHATEVSIYAEAQVAVKHALMAGCPADAITRIHSKPEVFAQCQQWLAARYPRAELIPAASSSRAAITAAEETTQARSIGASPGSAAIGTPLAAELYGLAVLVESIQDQPNNITRFVVLSKERTGRTGQDKTSILFETSDEPGALADVLAVFRAHGVNLTHIEKRPSRRENWTYTFFIDAAGHIDDDAVRAAIDEAKTRCPRLTVLGSYPRAKGVM; encoded by the coding sequence ATGCCCGACGCCCCCCGATCCCTCGACGACCTGCGCCGCCTCATCGACGACGCCGACGAGCGGCTGGTCGCGCTGCTCAACGAGCGGGCGGACCTCGTGGTCGAGGTCGGCCGCCGCAAGCAGGCCGATGGCACGCCCATCTACGCCCCGGACCGCGAGCGTCGCGTGCTCGATGCCGCCAGGGCCCGCAACGCCGGCCCGCTGCCCGACCGCACCATCGAGGCCATCTACCGCCAGCTGATGTCGGGCTCGTTCGCGCTCGAGCGACCGCTGCGGATCGCCTACCTCGGGCCGGCGGGCTCGTACTCGCACCTCGCCGCTCGCGCCCACTTCGGTGCGAGCGTGGAGTTCGCCCACGTCAGCTCGATCGCCGCGGTCTTCGGCGAGGTGATCCGCGGCCACGTCGATTACGGGCTAGCGCCCATCGAGAACAGCACCGCCGGCGGCATCATCGAGACGCTGGACGCCTTCATCGAGCACGCGACCGAGGTCTCGATCTACGCCGAGGCGCAGGTCGCCGTGAAGCACGCGCTCATGGCCGGCTGCCCCGCCGACGCGATCACCCGCATCCACAGCAAGCCCGAGGTCTTCGCGCAGTGCCAGCAGTGGCTGGCGGCTCGCTATCCAAGGGCCGAGCTCATCCCCGCGGCCTCATCCAGCCGCGCCGCCATCACCGCCGCCGAGGAGACCACGCAGGCGCGGAGCATCGGCGCCAGCCCCGGGTCGGCCGCCATCGGCACGCCGCTGGCCGCCGAGCTCTACGGCCTGGCGGTGCTCGTCGAGTCCATCCAGGACCAGCCCAACAACATCACGCGCTTCGTGGTGCTGTCCAAGGAGCGCACCGGCCGCACCGGCCAAGACAAGACCAGCATCCTCTTCGAGACCAGCGACGAGCCCGGTGCGCTGGCCGACGTGCTGGCGGTCTTCCGCGCCCACGGCGTCAACCTGACCCACATCGAGAAGCGACCCAGCCGCCGCGAGAACTGGACCTACACCTTCTTCATCGACGCCGCCGGCCACATCGATGATGACGCGGTACGCGCGGCGATCGACGAAGCCAAGACCCGCTGCCCGAGGCTGACGGTGCTGGGGAGCTACCCGCGGGCGAAGGGCGTGATGTAG